Below is a window of Tolypothrix bouteillei VB521301 DNA.
AGGTTTAAACCACCTTGGTAACCAACAGTTGGGTAGCGGTGCAAGTGGTGGCGATCGAAGAGAGGATAACCAATCCGTACCATTGGGATCTTGGTATCGCGCCACAGGTACTTACCGTAGGAGTTACCTACGAAGAAGTCTACAGGTTCAGTGAACAAGAGACTGCGTAGATGCCACAAGTCTTTTTGAATCCAAACAGTAGCTTGCTTACCGAAGGGGCTAGCGCTGAGGATTGCTTCCATTTCTTTCTTGAATTCGTTATCGCCATTGTTGCAGAGGATGTGTACTGGTTCAGCACCTAACTCCAACAAGAAGCTAACTACACTAATGATTAAATCTGGATCGCCGTAAATTGCGAACTTCTTGCCATGAATCCAAGCATAGGAGTCTGTCATGGCATCTACCAAGCGTCCCCGTTCGATTTCTAATTCTTCAGGGATAGGCTTACCAGTTAATTCTGACAGTGTCATTAAGAATTCATCAGTGCCTTTAACGCCCCAAGGACGCAATACCTTGGTTTGTTGACCCCACTTTTCTTTGACATACTCTTGTGTCTTTTGAGTGGAGTATCCTTGTAAGAACACGGTTCCATTTGCATTAATGGAATCAGCCGCATCTTCTAGCTTGGTACCACCTGGGTACATATTGTACTCACCGTTGTTTGGTGAATCCAAATAATCGCTGTTATCAGCCAGGATAGTATGGTCAATTCCCATCAAGCCCAGAATCCGCTTGATTTCGCGGTTGTTACCAGTGTAGGTATCAAATCCAGGAACAAAGTTCAGCTTGCCGTTGGTGGTATTTTTCTTCTTACCTTCTGTCAAATTAGACAGAATTCCCTTCATCATGTTGTCGTAGCCAGTGATGTGAGAACCAACGAAGCTAGGAGTGTGAGCAAAAGGTACGGGGAAATCCTGGGGAATTGCATCTGCATTCTTAGCATTACCAATGAACGCGCCCAAGTCATCACCGATAACTTCTGCCATACAAGTGGTGCTGACAGCAATCATTTTTGGCTTGTAAAGTTGGTAAGCAACTTGCAAACCTTCAATCATGTTGTTTAAACCACCGAATACTGCAGCATCTTCTGTCATAGAAGAAGAAACGGCGGAGAACGGCTCTTTGTAATGACGGCTGAGGTGAGTACGGAAATAAGCAACGCAACCTTGAGAACCTTGTACAAAAGGTAAAGTACCTTCAAAACCAGCAGCAGCAAAAATAGCTCCTAAGGGTTGGCAACCTTTTGCAGGGTTAACTGTTAACGCTTCACGAGCAAAGTTCTTTTCACGGTACTCCCAGCTTTTTGTCCACTCAGAAACCCGTTCTACTTCTTCGTCGCTGTGTCCGCCTTCAAACTGTTCTCTTTTGTTCTTGAATAACTCTTGGTATTCTGGTTGTTGGAACAGCTCTGCGTGGTCTTTAATTTGTTCTGGATTCTGAGGCATTGATGTTCTCCAAGCTTGCTGGGTTATATGTTTTAGGGGTTGAGGATTGGGGGTTGGGGATTAGGATTGGGGATTGAGGTATGAGTTCTTCCCCCTTGTCTTCCTTGTCTCCCTACTCCCTATCCCCCAGTCAGGTACTACCTGAGAATACTTAGTGAAAGAAGGGCTGTTACCTCATCTTTACCCTTGTTCCCAAGCTCAGCCTGGGAATTTATTAGTTGAGGCTCCGCCTCATCTTTGGTTACCAAGCTGTTAACTTGGTAACCGATCGCTCTAGAAATTAAGCGCTAACTTTAGCTTTAGCAGTTTCTTTTTTCCAAGGAGTTGGAATAATATCCCAAGTGGGGCTGTTGAGAGCTAAATCCATATCACGAGCAAAAACTGCGAAACCGTCATAACCGTGATAAGGACCGGAGTAATTCTGTTTATGCTTTAATATATTTTAGCTGTGTAATGTTTGCTGCAAGCAATGTCAAAGCTAAACAGTGTTTGCGGGTAACACATTTATTTTTAGACTAAATTTAGGCTAAAGACACCCAAATGGAAAAACAGGGTATTGACAAATATCAGCAAGCTTTTGAAGACTTAGAGCCAATTTCATCGACTGATGGTAGTTTTCTTGGCTCAAGTCTGCAAGCACAGCAACAAAGAGAGCATATGCAAAATAAAGTATTACTGGAATTAGAGAAAGTTAATCAGCGTTTGAAGTTGG
It encodes the following:
- the nifK gene encoding nitrogenase molybdenum-iron protein subunit beta; its protein translation is MPQNPEQIKDHAELFQQPEYQELFKNKREQFEGGHSDEEVERVSEWTKSWEYREKNFAREALTVNPAKGCQPLGAIFAAAGFEGTLPFVQGSQGCVAYFRTHLSRHYKEPFSAVSSSMTEDAAVFGGLNNMIEGLQVAYQLYKPKMIAVSTTCMAEVIGDDLGAFIGNAKNADAIPQDFPVPFAHTPSFVGSHITGYDNMMKGILSNLTEGKKKNTTNGKLNFVPGFDTYTGNNREIKRILGLMGIDHTILADNSDYLDSPNNGEYNMYPGGTKLEDAADSINANGTVFLQGYSTQKTQEYVKEKWGQQTKVLRPWGVKGTDEFLMTLSELTGKPIPEELEIERGRLVDAMTDSYAWIHGKKFAIYGDPDLIISVVSFLLELGAEPVHILCNNGDNEFKKEMEAILSASPFGKQATVWIQKDLWHLRSLLFTEPVDFFVGNSYGKYLWRDTKIPMVRIGYPLFDRHHLHRYPTVGYQGGLNLLNWVVNTLLDELDRNTNITGKTDISFDLIR